From Actinosynnema mirum DSM 43827, a single genomic window includes:
- the leuS gene encoding leucine--tRNA ligase: protein MSTEPAADTPAYRYTAALANEIEQRWQRRWEERGTFHAPNPSGQLKGEVPADKLFVQDMFPYPSGAGLHVGHPLGFIGTDVYARYHRMTGRNVLHTMGFDAFGLPAEQYAVRTGQHPRETTKANIETYLRQIRRLGLGHDERRRISTIDPDYYRWTQWIFLQIYNSWFDADVKKARPIAELVERFKSGERATPDGRPWAELSAAEQQKVLGEHRLAYLSEAPVNWCPGLGTVLANEEVTSDGRSERGNFPVFRRNLRQWMMRITAYSDRLVDDLDRLDWPEKVKSMQRNWIGRSNGARVRFEVRAGEGAVGADERIEVFTTRPDTLFGATYVVLAPEHPLVDAIASPAQAGAIAAYRAEVARKSELDRQESKEKTGVPIGAVAVNPVNGAELPVYVADYVLMGYGTGAIMAVPGQDQRDWDFAKAFDLPIIRTVQPTEGFEGEAFTGVGPAINSGFLDGMDVAEAKKAIIAWLEERGAGEGTVQYKLRDWLFSRQRYWGEPFPIVYDEDGTPIALPESHLPVVLPEVDDYSPRTFEPDDANSEPSPPLTRAQEWVEVELDLGDGPKRYRRETNTMPNWAGSCWYQLRYVDPTEPGRFVDAENEQYWLGPRPAEHGANDPGGVDLYIGGVEHAVLHLLYSRFWQKVLFDLGHVSGDEPYRRLFNQGYIEAYAYTDARGAYVTAEEVVEKDGKFFHDGAEVSREYGKMGKSLKNVVTPDEMCANYGADTFRVYEMSMGPMDVSRPWATKDVVGAQRFLQRLWRNLVDEDSGELRVADVEPSEDALRLLHKTIAGVHDDYANLRYNTAVAKLIELNNHVTKHYPAGAPRALAGPVVQLLAPLAPHVAEELWERLGGGGDSLAHGPFPVAEERYLVEDTVLYPVQVGGKVKARVTVSASASPDEVKAAALGDPAVAALLTGEPRKVIVVPGRLVNIVL from the coding sequence ATGAGCACGGAACCGGCGGCTGACACGCCCGCCTACCGCTACACGGCGGCGCTGGCGAACGAGATCGAGCAGCGGTGGCAGCGGCGCTGGGAGGAGCGCGGCACCTTCCACGCGCCGAACCCGTCCGGTCAGCTCAAGGGCGAGGTCCCCGCCGACAAGCTGTTCGTGCAGGACATGTTCCCGTACCCGTCCGGCGCCGGCCTGCACGTCGGCCACCCGCTGGGCTTCATCGGCACGGACGTGTACGCGCGGTACCACCGGATGACCGGCCGGAACGTGCTGCACACGATGGGCTTCGACGCGTTCGGCCTGCCCGCCGAGCAGTACGCGGTGCGCACCGGCCAGCACCCGCGCGAGACCACCAAGGCCAACATCGAGACCTACCTGCGCCAGATCCGCAGGCTGGGCCTGGGCCACGACGAGCGCCGCCGCATCTCCACGATCGACCCGGACTACTACCGCTGGACCCAGTGGATCTTCCTGCAGATCTACAACTCCTGGTTCGACGCGGACGTGAAGAAGGCCAGGCCGATCGCCGAGCTGGTCGAGCGGTTCAAGTCCGGCGAGCGCGCCACCCCGGACGGCCGCCCGTGGGCCGAGCTGTCCGCGGCCGAGCAGCAGAAGGTCCTGGGCGAGCACCGCCTGGCCTACCTGTCCGAGGCCCCGGTGAACTGGTGCCCCGGCCTGGGCACGGTGCTGGCCAACGAGGAGGTCACCTCCGACGGCCGCAGCGAGCGCGGCAACTTCCCGGTGTTCCGCCGCAACCTGCGCCAGTGGATGATGCGGATCACCGCCTACTCGGACCGCCTGGTCGACGACCTGGACCGGCTGGACTGGCCGGAGAAGGTCAAGTCCATGCAGCGCAACTGGATCGGCCGCTCCAACGGCGCGCGGGTCCGGTTCGAGGTTCGGGCCGGTGAGGGCGCCGTCGGCGCCGACGAGCGGATCGAGGTCTTCACGACCCGCCCCGACACCCTGTTCGGCGCCACCTACGTCGTGCTGGCCCCCGAGCACCCGCTGGTCGACGCGATCGCCTCCCCCGCGCAGGCGGGCGCGATCGCCGCCTACCGCGCCGAGGTGGCCCGCAAGTCCGAGCTGGACCGGCAGGAGAGCAAGGAGAAGACCGGCGTCCCCATCGGCGCGGTCGCGGTCAACCCGGTCAACGGCGCCGAGCTGCCCGTCTACGTCGCCGACTACGTGCTGATGGGCTACGGCACCGGCGCGATCATGGCGGTGCCCGGCCAGGACCAGCGCGACTGGGACTTCGCCAAGGCGTTCGACCTGCCGATCATCCGCACCGTCCAGCCCACCGAGGGCTTCGAGGGCGAGGCGTTCACCGGCGTCGGCCCCGCGATCAACTCCGGCTTCCTGGACGGCATGGACGTCGCCGAGGCCAAGAAGGCGATCATCGCCTGGCTGGAGGAGCGCGGCGCGGGCGAGGGCACCGTGCAGTACAAGCTGCGCGACTGGCTGTTCTCCCGGCAGCGGTACTGGGGCGAGCCCTTCCCGATCGTCTACGACGAGGACGGCACCCCGATCGCGCTGCCCGAGTCGCACCTGCCGGTCGTGCTGCCCGAGGTGGACGACTACTCGCCGCGCACCTTCGAGCCGGACGACGCGAACTCCGAGCCGTCCCCGCCGCTGACCCGCGCGCAGGAGTGGGTGGAGGTCGAGCTGGACCTGGGCGACGGGCCCAAGCGGTACCGCCGCGAGACCAACACCATGCCCAACTGGGCCGGTTCCTGCTGGTACCAGCTGCGCTACGTCGACCCGACCGAGCCCGGCCGGTTCGTGGACGCCGAGAACGAGCAGTACTGGCTGGGCCCGCGCCCTGCCGAGCACGGCGCGAACGACCCCGGCGGCGTCGACCTGTACATCGGCGGCGTCGAGCACGCGGTGCTGCACCTGCTGTACTCGCGGTTCTGGCAGAAGGTGCTGTTCGACCTGGGCCACGTGTCCGGCGACGAGCCGTACCGCAGGCTGTTCAACCAGGGCTACATCGAGGCGTACGCGTACACCGACGCGCGCGGCGCGTACGTGACCGCCGAGGAGGTCGTGGAGAAGGACGGCAAGTTCTTCCACGACGGCGCCGAGGTCTCCCGCGAGTACGGGAAGATGGGCAAGAGCCTGAAGAACGTCGTCACGCCGGACGAGATGTGCGCGAACTACGGCGCCGACACGTTCCGGGTGTACGAGATGTCGATGGGCCCGATGGACGTGTCGCGGCCGTGGGCGACCAAGGACGTCGTGGGCGCGCAGCGGTTCCTGCAGCGGCTGTGGCGCAACCTGGTCGACGAGGACAGCGGCGAGCTGCGGGTGGCCGACGTCGAGCCGTCCGAGGACGCGCTGCGGCTGCTGCACAAGACCATCGCGGGCGTGCACGACGACTACGCGAACCTGCGCTACAACACGGCGGTCGCGAAGCTGATCGAGCTGAACAACCACGTCACCAAGCATTACCCGGCGGGCGCGCCGAGGGCGCTGGCCGGTCCGGTCGTGCAGCTGCTGGCCCCGCTGGCGCCGCACGTGGCGGAGGAGCTGTGGGAGCGGCTGGGCGGCGGCGGTGACTCGCTGGCGCACGGGCCGTTCCCGGTGGCCGAGGAGCGCTACCTGGTGGAGGACACCGTCCTGTACCCGGTGCAGGTGGGAGGCAAGGTCAAGGCGCGGGTGACGGTGTCGGCGTCCGCCTCGCCGGACGAGGTGAAGGCCGCCGCGCTGGGCGACCCGGCGGTGGCGGCGCTGCTGACCGGCGAGCCGAGGAAGGTCATCGTGGTGCCGGGCAGGCTGGTCAACATCGTGCTGTGA
- a CDS encoding SdpI family protein encodes MNIVLFVVLLLVGLPLGAAGVLGLRGTLPRNRFLGVRSKASLRDDETFALANRVAGVPNLVAAAIAVLAGIAALLAPETALVVGLVGLVGAIGIGAAGGVLGHRAAEAVPEPEPAAGCGGCACAGGGCSVLTRA; translated from the coding sequence GTGAACATCGTCCTGTTCGTGGTGCTGCTCCTGGTCGGCCTGCCGCTCGGTGCGGCCGGGGTCCTGGGTCTGCGCGGCACCCTGCCCCGCAACCGCTTCCTGGGAGTGCGCTCGAAGGCGTCGCTGCGCGACGACGAGACGTTCGCCCTCGCCAACCGGGTGGCGGGCGTGCCGAACCTGGTCGCCGCCGCCATCGCCGTGCTGGCCGGGATCGCCGCGCTGCTCGCCCCGGAGACCGCGCTGGTCGTCGGCCTGGTCGGGCTGGTCGGCGCGATCGGCATCGGCGCGGCCGGTGGCGTGCTCGGCCACCGCGCGGCCGAGGCCGTCCCGGAGCCCGAGCCCGCGGCCGGGTGCGGCGGCTGCGCCTGCGCCGGTGGCGGTTGCAGCGTCCTGACCAGGGCCTGA
- a CDS encoding YqgE/AlgH family protein, whose product MGPVGADAEVEPGSLLVAAPTLNDSNFRRTVVYVIDHRGEGSLGVVLNRPSEVAVHDVLPAWGPHVSRPQAVFIGGPVEQKTALCLAALRPGEDHRSLDGVVGVHGPVALVDLDSEPESLLPRVRGLRVFAGYAGWGEGQLEGEVEREDWIVVPGLPDDVLSPPGVDLWGRVLRRQGMPTALLATYPEDVRRN is encoded by the coding sequence ATGGGGCCCGTGGGTGCTGATGCCGAGGTCGAACCGGGTTCGCTGCTGGTCGCGGCGCCGACCCTCAACGACTCGAACTTCCGCCGTACGGTCGTCTACGTCATCGACCACCGCGGCGAGGGCTCACTGGGGGTCGTGCTGAACCGGCCCTCCGAAGTGGCCGTGCACGACGTCCTGCCCGCCTGGGGGCCGCACGTGTCGCGCCCGCAGGCGGTGTTCATCGGCGGCCCGGTCGAGCAGAAGACCGCGCTCTGCCTGGCGGCGCTGCGCCCCGGCGAGGACCACCGCTCGCTGGACGGCGTGGTCGGCGTGCACGGGCCGGTCGCGCTGGTCGACCTGGACTCGGAGCCCGAGTCGCTGCTCCCCCGCGTGCGCGGCCTGCGGGTGTTCGCCGGGTACGCGGGCTGGGGCGAGGGGCAGCTGGAGGGCGAGGTGGAGCGGGAGGACTGGATCGTGGTGCCCGGTCTGCCCGACGACGTGCTGTCGCCGCCGGGCGTCGACCTGTGGGGTCGGGTGCTGCGCCGCCAGGGGATGCCGACGGCGCTGCTCGCCACCTACCCCGAGGACGTCCGCCGCAACTGA
- a CDS encoding MFS transporter: MTSADAGVRHLGVRGLLAAPGFRRLLATRLAAQWGDGLFQAGLAGAVLFNPEREAEPGAIAAGFAVLLLPYSLLGPFAGALLDRWDRRRVLVVAALLRALFVLLTASAVGSGLDGVPLYAAALLVTGVSRFTGSGLSASLPHVVPRAHLVEANAVATTAGSVTAVVGAATAVLLRGALGAGDGGSAWTTACAAAGSLLAAALAAGFARDALGPDTGTDPGATRTLTAVAHGLLDGGGAVLRTPAVRSALAALVAHRMAFGMSLVVTLLLMRNSFTDQGPFRAGLAGLGQVAACGGAGVLLAGLVTDRLVGALGRARVVPGALGLAALTQLGLGLPMRLPAVLAAAFLLTFAGQVVKLCADAAVQAEIGDEVRGRVFALYDTLFNVTQVVAVSVAAALVAHDGRSPGLVLAAALVHPVGALGHLLLARPGGGSAGHR; the protein is encoded by the coding sequence GTGACCAGCGCCGACGCGGGGGTGCGCCACCTCGGGGTCCGAGGGCTCCTCGCCGCCCCCGGCTTCCGCAGGCTCCTCGCCACCCGCCTCGCCGCCCAGTGGGGTGACGGCCTGTTCCAGGCGGGCCTGGCCGGGGCGGTGCTGTTCAACCCCGAGCGGGAGGCCGAGCCGGGGGCCATCGCGGCCGGGTTCGCCGTCCTGCTGCTGCCGTACTCGCTGCTCGGGCCGTTCGCGGGCGCGCTGCTCGACCGGTGGGACCGGCGGCGGGTTCTGGTGGTCGCCGCGCTGCTGCGGGCGCTGTTCGTGCTGCTGACCGCCTCGGCCGTGGGCTCGGGGCTGGACGGCGTCCCGCTCTACGCGGCGGCGCTGCTGGTCACCGGGGTCAGCCGGTTCACCGGGTCGGGGCTGTCCGCCTCGCTGCCGCACGTGGTCCCGCGCGCGCACCTGGTCGAGGCGAACGCGGTCGCCACCACGGCGGGCTCGGTGACCGCCGTCGTGGGCGCGGCCACGGCCGTGCTGCTGCGCGGGGCGCTCGGCGCGGGCGACGGCGGCTCGGCCTGGACCACCGCGTGCGCGGCGGCGGGCTCGCTGCTGGCCGCCGCGCTGGCCGCCGGGTTCGCGCGGGACGCGCTCGGCCCGGACACCGGCACCGACCCCGGCGCCACCCGCACGCTCACCGCCGTCGCGCACGGCCTCCTGGACGGGGGCGGGGCCGTGCTGCGGACGCCCGCGGTGCGGTCGGCGCTGGCCGCGCTGGTGGCGCACCGGATGGCGTTCGGGATGTCGCTGGTGGTCACGCTGCTGCTGATGCGCAACTCGTTCACCGACCAGGGCCCGTTCCGCGCGGGGCTGGCCGGGCTCGGCCAGGTCGCCGCCTGCGGTGGCGCGGGCGTGCTGCTGGCGGGCCTGGTCACCGACCGGCTCGTGGGCGCGCTCGGCCGCGCGCGGGTCGTTCCGGGCGCGCTCGGGCTCGCCGCCCTCACCCAGCTCGGGCTCGGGCTGCCGATGCGGCTGCCCGCCGTGCTCGCGGCGGCGTTCCTGCTGACCTTCGCGGGCCAGGTGGTGAAGCTCTGCGCGGACGCGGCGGTGCAGGCCGAGATCGGCGACGAGGTGCGCGGGCGGGTGTTCGCGCTCTACGACACCCTCTTCAACGTCACGCAGGTCGTCGCCGTGTCGGTGGCCGCCGCGCTGGTGGCCCACGACGGCCGCTCGCCCGGCCTGGTGCTGGCCGCGGCGCTGGTCCACCCGGTCGGCGCGCTCGGCCACCTGCTGCTCGCCCGGCCGGGCGGCGGCTCAGCGGGGCACCGGTAG